In one window of Thunnus thynnus chromosome 23, fThuThy2.1, whole genome shotgun sequence DNA:
- the LOC137176279 gene encoding NXPE family member 3-like → MKVRAFRETVVNFCYSKFAAIFLFLAVFVFIFVCFNMDVLEFQHKVITTFSVPRPHLQHHFYNFQPRSPEDALEERLLLDSIAWPETPSLPDPLSLEQTTDPAHSTFTILPEKFRRQWHVGDQLEVIIKMYDFQGRPKKSGGDVLLARLHNRARGAGVAGQVLDHLNGSYSAVFSLLWEGNAHVEVILVHPSEAVTVLQRLTREQPDRIYFQSVFRSGSVSETTTCNVFLRPTPQPLCNYTDLHTGDPWFCYKPKKLSCDARINHSKGGFNQKLKAEEEKLFKSGVNMKVSIKASGSANVNVSKMKGQPEVKSSSLKSGPSGYYYQDVWRALGGTTVRQFNTSSVISQCLKGKVVHLYGDSTIRQWFEYLTAALPDLKEFNLHNLKQVGPFMALDYANNILVTYRCHGPPIRFVNVPTNELRYIANELDGLVGGINTVAVLGIWSHFSTFPIELYIQRLQSIRRAVVRLLDRAPGTLVVIRTANLKALSLSETLTNSDWYSLQHDKVLRAMFKGLNIRLLDAWEMVLAHHLPHSLHPQPPIIKNMIDVLLSYICPQKAG, encoded by the exons ATGAAGGTCAGAGCTTTTAGAGAAACAGTGGTCAACTTTTGCTATTCGAAGTTTGCTGCCATCTTCCTTTTCCTGgctgtgtttgtcttcatctttgtgtgttttaacatggaCGTCCTGGAG TTTCAGCATAAGGTGATCACCACCTTCTCTGTCCCAAGACCTCACCTGCAACACCACTTTTACAACTTCCAGCCACGGTCCCCTGAAGATGCTCTGGAGGAACGCCTCCTATTAGACTCCATTGCTTGGCCTGAAACTCCATCCTTGCCAGATCCTCTTTCCCTGGAGCAGACCACAGATCCTGCCCACAGCACCTTCACTATTCTCCCAGAGAAGTTTCGACGACAGTGGCATGTAGGGGATCAGCTGGaagttataattaaaatgtatGACTTCCAGGGCCGTCCGAAGAAGTCTGGGGGAGACGTCTTACTTGCCCGTCTGCACAACCGAGCACGTGGTGCAGGTGTGGCTGGACAAGTGCTGGATCATCTCAATGGCTCCTACTctgctgtattttctttactCTGGGAGGGAAACGCACATGTTGAG GTGATACTGGTTCACCCCAGTGAGGCTGTCACGGTGCTGCAAAGGTTGACCAGAGAACAGCCAGATAGGATTTATTTCCAGAGCGTCTTCCGCTCAGGCTCAGTCTCTGAAACTACCACCTGTAATGTCTTCCTGCGTCCAACCCCGCAGCCACTGTGCAACTACACTGACCTCCACACAGGTGATCCATGGTTCTGCTACAAGCCAAAGAAGCTGAGCTGTGATGCCAGGATCAACCACTCCAAGGGAGGATTCAATCAAAAACTCAAGGCCGAGGAGGAGAAGCTCTTTAAAAG tggtgtCAACATGAAAGTCTCCATTAAGGCTTCAGGATCAGCCAATGTCAACGTGTCAAAAATGAAAG GTCAACCAGAGGTAAAGAGCAGCAGCCTGAAGTCTGGACCTTCTGGCTATTACTATCAGGATGTGTGGCGAGCCCTAGGTGGCACCACAGTCCGCCAGTTCAACACATCCTCTGTTATCAGTCAATGTCTGAAAGGCAAGGTGGTCCACCTGTATGGAGACTCTACCATCAGGCAGTGGTTTGAATACCTAACTGCAGCACTACCAG ATCTCAAGGAGTTTAACCTGCACAACCTGAAGCAAGTTGGGCCCTTCATGGCCTTAGACTATGCAAACAACATTCTGGTGACGTACCGCTGCCACGGTCCCCCTATCCGTTTTGTCAATGTCCCAACCAATGAGCTTCGCTACATTGCCAATGAACTAGATGGCTTAGTTGGAGGCATCAACACCGTTGCTGTTCTTGGCATCTGGTCTCACTTCAGCACCTTCCCCATCGAGCTCTACATCCAGCGGCTGCAGAGCATCCGCAGGGCGGTGGTGCGCCTGCTGGACAGGGCTCCAGGTACGCTGGTCGTCATCCGTACTGCAAACCTCAAAGCATTGTCTCTTTCTGAGACGCTGACCAACAGTGACTGGTACTCGCTGCAGCATGACAAGGTGCTCAGGGCCATGTTCAAAGGACTGAATATTCGTCTGCTGGATGCCTGGGAGATGGTCTTGGCCCACCACCTGCCGCACAGCCTCCATCCACAACCTCCCATTATTAAGAATATGATTGACGTCCTCTTATCCTACATATGCCCCCAAAAGGCCGGCTAG